Proteins encoded together in one Lysinibacter cavernae window:
- a CDS encoding F0F1 ATP synthase subunit gamma: protein MSSADLADLDRSIASLSTTKKIVRVTELSTLGKLGKLRDQADAAVGYYTTILRSMQAILQSEEISLARWAKGPEVPGVTVVLLMTSNRGMCGSYNQAVYRELEDFMDALPEDERVRFVAVGEKGAQYLERSNRAPHRTLNDSLETISVEDAAFIARNLLTEAKAGELKRIVVVSTHYLDAMHSQTRSTEIFPSIPYPETTPTELSELRGVVDFDEQTEEIESLLLENYLTGILYSLLRYAVASEFGARRIAMKAAQKGITDRLTETVALRRRALMDQQTNELIDIVNGARASRQGKQHGIR from the coding sequence GTGAGTAGCGCCGACCTCGCCGATCTTGACCGCAGCATTGCGAGCCTGAGTACCACCAAGAAAATCGTTCGGGTTACCGAGCTCTCGACGCTCGGCAAACTGGGCAAGCTTCGTGACCAGGCGGATGCGGCGGTTGGGTATTACACCACCATCCTCCGCTCGATGCAGGCCATCCTGCAGTCGGAGGAGATTAGCCTCGCACGATGGGCGAAGGGACCAGAAGTACCTGGCGTCACGGTTGTGCTGCTTATGACCTCGAACCGGGGAATGTGCGGCTCGTATAACCAGGCCGTGTACCGGGAACTCGAAGATTTCATGGATGCGTTGCCAGAGGACGAACGCGTGCGATTTGTTGCCGTTGGAGAAAAGGGCGCCCAGTACCTCGAACGCTCCAATCGTGCGCCGCACCGGACCCTCAACGACTCGCTCGAGACGATCTCCGTCGAGGATGCGGCCTTCATTGCCCGCAACCTGTTGACCGAGGCGAAGGCCGGCGAACTCAAACGCATCGTTGTGGTCTCGACGCACTACCTCGACGCGATGCATTCGCAGACACGCTCGACGGAGATCTTTCCGAGTATCCCGTATCCGGAGACCACCCCAACCGAGCTCTCAGAGCTTCGCGGGGTTGTGGATTTTGACGAGCAGACGGAAGAAATTGAGTCGTTGCTGCTTGAGAACTATCTCACGGGCATCCTCTATAGCCTCCTTCGGTACGCGGTTGCGAGCGAGTTTGGGGCAAGGCGCATCGCAATGAAGGCTGCTCAAAAGGGCATTACCGACAGGCTGACCGAGACCGTTGCCCTCAGGCGGCGCGCGCTCATGGATCAGCAAACGAACGAACTTATTGACATTGTGAACGGCGCGCGCGCCAGTAGGCAGGGAAAACAGCATGGAATTAGGTAG
- the atpD gene encoding F0F1 ATP synthase subunit beta: MELGSRAIGIVLAVNGFVLDIEFDENSLPDIGIALEYTTHQGTYLAEVAQHTGVGTIKAITIGEVSGLARGAKVRNTGRPLEVPVGEAVLGRMMNVYGQPIDGRGPIEPEGYRPVLADPPAFDDLADEQVILATGVRVIDLMCPIIRGGKTGLFGGAGVGKSVLMQELIANIGVMGGFSVFAGVGERVREGNAMYHELEESGVLPNTAVVLGQMNEAPGARMRAGQAGLAMAEYFRDVKKRDVLFFVDNVFRFIQAGAEVSALLGKTPIVGGYQPTLVKEVSAFQERIASTKDAAITSIQAVFLPADDINDPSAVATFGHLDSTIVLERKIASTGIFPAISPIASSSSALTPSIVGQRHYDIATRIRFTLQRYIELQEVISVLGVEELGIDDRNIANRARKLRNYFSQSFGVSEKFTGRKGHYAQLERSLNEAELILDGAFDKASEQEFLYVTDLDALVRKYVAA; this comes from the coding sequence ATGGAATTAGGTAGTCGCGCAATTGGAATTGTGCTTGCCGTCAACGGCTTTGTTCTTGATATTGAGTTTGACGAGAACAGCCTGCCCGACATTGGCATCGCGCTTGAGTACACCACCCACCAGGGAACGTATCTTGCCGAGGTCGCGCAGCACACCGGCGTTGGCACGATCAAGGCCATCACCATTGGCGAGGTCAGCGGACTTGCCCGCGGCGCCAAGGTGCGAAACACGGGAAGGCCCCTTGAAGTGCCCGTTGGCGAAGCCGTCCTCGGGCGAATGATGAACGTGTATGGGCAGCCGATCGATGGGCGGGGGCCCATCGAGCCCGAGGGCTACCGCCCTGTCCTTGCCGACCCTCCTGCCTTTGACGACCTCGCCGACGAGCAGGTCATCCTTGCAACGGGAGTGCGCGTTATCGACCTCATGTGCCCTATCATCAGGGGCGGAAAGACTGGCCTTTTTGGTGGGGCCGGCGTCGGAAAATCTGTGCTTATGCAGGAGCTCATCGCCAATATCGGTGTGATGGGTGGATTCTCGGTGTTTGCCGGTGTTGGGGAACGCGTCCGCGAGGGTAACGCCATGTACCACGAGCTTGAGGAGAGCGGCGTGCTGCCAAACACGGCCGTTGTTCTTGGTCAGATGAATGAGGCTCCTGGCGCTCGTATGCGCGCCGGTCAGGCAGGACTTGCCATGGCCGAGTACTTCCGTGACGTCAAAAAGCGCGACGTGTTGTTCTTTGTTGACAATGTGTTCCGCTTCATCCAGGCCGGCGCAGAGGTTTCCGCCCTCCTTGGTAAAACACCGATTGTTGGCGGGTACCAGCCGACCCTTGTCAAAGAGGTTTCAGCGTTTCAAGAGCGCATCGCCTCGACAAAGGACGCCGCAATCACGTCGATCCAGGCCGTTTTTCTCCCCGCAGACGACATCAACGACCCTTCGGCTGTCGCGACGTTTGGGCACCTCGACTCGACCATCGTGCTTGAGCGCAAGATCGCCTCAACCGGCATCTTTCCCGCCATCAGCCCGATTGCGTCATCGTCGAGCGCGCTCACCCCGTCGATTGTTGGCCAGCGCCACTACGACATCGCGACGCGTATCCGCTTCACCCTCCAGCGCTACATCGAACTGCAGGAAGTCATCAGCGTGCTCGGAGTTGAGGAACTCGGAATTGACGACCGCAACATCGCGAACCGCGCGCGAAAGCTCCGCAACTATTTCTCGCAGTCCTTTGGTGTTTCGGAGAAGTTCACCGGGCGTAAGGGGCACTACGCGCAGCTTGAGCGCTCACTCAACGAGGCCGAACTGATTCTTGATGGCGCGTTCGATAAGGCATCCGAGCAAGAGTTCCTCTACGTGACCGATCTTGATGCACTCGTGCGAAAGTATGTAGCCGCATGA
- a CDS encoding FKBP-type peptidyl-prolyl cis-trans isomerase, with translation MKLRVIPVLLTAAALMLMGCSSSSGDEAAQADCTVPATGSVSDSIKVTGDFGKEVKATFETPLTVEGIQRTVLDKGDGDIIVSGDTVSTQVTVFNGKTGDLVATELIQLPVNAELGVSEGWLATVECMPVGSRAVSTMEASEIAGEAGYPEKDVAPTDSVVVVADAIEIPEAPAASAETCAPDFVPEDALKTAKGTEKDLPSDYPEVTRGSDGQPTITFPKDFTSPTEFASANTIEGDGTTVAAGDCVTVHYKGINQQTGEIFDESWARGAPTSFLTTKVIPGFTKALVGQKVGTQVVALIPPADGYGEAVDGQGSTGNIAFVVDILATTPADKATATPAN, from the coding sequence ATGAAGCTTCGCGTAATCCCTGTCCTCCTTACCGCAGCCGCGCTTATGCTCATGGGATGCTCCTCTTCGTCGGGCGACGAAGCCGCACAAGCCGACTGCACCGTGCCGGCAACGGGCAGCGTGAGTGACTCAATCAAGGTCACGGGAGACTTCGGTAAAGAGGTCAAGGCAACATTCGAAACCCCGCTCACGGTTGAGGGCATCCAGCGCACCGTCCTCGACAAAGGCGACGGCGACATCATCGTCTCCGGCGATACCGTCAGTACACAGGTCACCGTATTTAACGGCAAGACCGGCGATCTTGTTGCCACCGAGCTGATCCAGCTTCCAGTGAACGCCGAGCTTGGCGTCTCGGAGGGCTGGCTGGCAACGGTTGAGTGCATGCCCGTCGGCAGCCGTGCCGTTTCAACGATGGAGGCATCTGAGATCGCGGGGGAGGCCGGGTACCCTGAAAAAGATGTCGCCCCAACCGACAGCGTTGTGGTTGTTGCCGATGCCATCGAGATCCCAGAGGCTCCTGCTGCATCAGCAGAGACGTGCGCTCCAGACTTCGTGCCAGAGGATGCGCTCAAGACAGCGAAGGGTACGGAAAAAGACCTGCCCTCTGACTACCCTGAGGTCACACGGGGCTCAGATGGCCAGCCAACGATCACCTTCCCGAAGGACTTCACCTCACCAACCGAGTTTGCATCGGCCAACACCATCGAAGGTGACGGCACGACCGTTGCGGCAGGTGACTGCGTCACGGTGCATTACAAGGGCATTAACCAGCAGACCGGTGAAATCTTTGACGAGAGCTGGGCACGAGGGGCCCCAACCAGCTTCCTCACGACCAAGGTGATTCCTGGCTTCACGAAGGCCCTCGTCGGTCAGAAGGTCGGCACCCAGGTTGTTGCACTTATCCCTCCGGCCGACGGATACGGCGAGGCAGTTGACGGACAGGGCAGCACCGGCAACATCGCCTTTGTGGTCGATATCTTGGCCACAACCCCTGCAGATAAGGCAACTGCGACTCCAGCGAACTGA
- a CDS encoding F0F1 ATP synthase subunit epsilon: MMLQVFTPAGLQFSGDIEGFVIDTNTGRRTILQRHGDYLGFFDVTRITMLSGDAEPLFAASGYVHVAGGQATVLAESAGSSEESMDAFAARMRGIWQDV, from the coding sequence ATGATGCTGCAGGTGTTTACCCCGGCAGGGCTCCAATTTTCTGGTGACATCGAGGGATTTGTGATCGATACAAACACCGGAAGGCGCACGATCCTCCAACGCCACGGCGACTACCTTGGGTTCTTTGACGTCACGCGCATTACGATGCTGTCGGGTGATGCTGAGCCGCTGTTTGCGGCATCTGGATACGTGCACGTGGCGGGTGGACAGGCGACTGTGCTTGCGGAGTCGGCCGGCTCAAGCGAGGAGAGCATGGATGCCTTCGCCGCCAGAATGCGCGGCATTTGGCAGGACGTATGA
- a CDS encoding glycosyltransferase, protein MLTFLLELKRLLSDGSFALYFYIVVVIWMVWGTKAVISAKYRPYSTPFEGTVSVIIPVVDEPVDLFREVLDRIRKQQPDEIIVVINGAKNPALEAVCDELGIEHVHTSTPGKRNALREGVAVSSGEIAVLVDSDTVWTANTLDELLKPFADATIGGVTTNQRVLDPARNVLTRWANWMESVRSEYSMPAMSRLGTVGCLPGRTIAFRRSILVRNMDRFMNETFLGVFLEVSDDRTLTNYTLKDGYKTVYQSTSVVYTDAPTEFRVLAKQQFRWARGSQYNTLRMSWWMLRNAPMLAFFYLTDIIVPFLILGCVTSWLIVPFIAKDTNLYEEFLLPAHGAGLVFLLGLAILMTVLSLVLRYSRHFGRQPADISLIPLFLLLNTFVLIPIRVWGFFQCARNAGWGTRNGGFRGEQQRGLGLYVPMVLGGLLLLASIALAVLPDRTLI, encoded by the coding sequence GTGCTGACCTTTTTGCTCGAACTCAAGCGCCTGCTGAGCGACGGCTCCTTTGCACTCTATTTCTACATCGTTGTTGTGATCTGGATGGTCTGGGGCACCAAAGCCGTCATCTCAGCGAAGTACCGGCCCTATTCAACACCGTTTGAGGGAACCGTCTCGGTGATTATTCCGGTCGTTGACGAACCAGTTGATCTGTTTCGCGAGGTGCTTGATCGCATTCGCAAACAACAACCAGACGAAATCATCGTGGTCATTAACGGCGCCAAAAACCCTGCCCTCGAAGCGGTTTGTGATGAGCTCGGCATCGAGCACGTGCATACCTCAACTCCAGGAAAGCGCAACGCGCTCCGCGAAGGAGTCGCCGTGTCGAGCGGCGAGATTGCCGTGCTCGTCGACTCCGATACGGTCTGGACCGCAAACACGCTTGACGAGTTGCTCAAGCCGTTTGCCGACGCAACCATCGGAGGGGTTACCACCAATCAGCGAGTGCTCGACCCGGCCCGCAATGTGCTCACGAGGTGGGCAAACTGGATGGAATCGGTGCGGTCAGAGTACTCAATGCCGGCGATGTCGCGGCTCGGCACGGTCGGATGCCTCCCTGGCCGCACGATTGCCTTCCGCAGAAGCATCCTCGTGCGCAACATGGATCGCTTCATGAACGAAACGTTTCTTGGCGTTTTTCTTGAGGTTTCCGACGACCGTACGCTCACAAATTACACCCTCAAGGACGGCTATAAGACCGTCTATCAGTCCACGAGCGTGGTCTACACCGATGCCCCAACTGAATTTCGCGTTCTCGCCAAGCAGCAGTTTCGCTGGGCGAGGGGTTCCCAGTACAACACGCTCCGCATGAGCTGGTGGATGCTGCGCAACGCTCCAATGCTTGCGTTTTTCTACCTCACCGACATTATTGTGCCGTTCCTGATCCTCGGCTGCGTCACGAGCTGGCTCATCGTCCCGTTCATTGCCAAAGACACCAATCTGTACGAAGAATTCTTGCTCCCCGCCCATGGCGCCGGCCTGGTGTTCTTGCTTGGCCTCGCCATCCTCATGACGGTCCTTTCGCTTGTGCTCCGTTACTCTCGGCATTTTGGCCGGCAGCCCGCCGATATCAGCCTGATCCCGCTCTTTTTGCTGCTCAACACGTTTGTGCTGATCCCCATCCGGGTATGGGGCTTTTTTCAGTGTGCACGCAATGCTGGCTGGGGCACCCGCAACGGTGGGTTTAGGGGCGAGCAACAGCGTGGGCTTGGTTTATACGTTCCGATGGTGCTCGGCGGGCTTCTCCTCCTCGCGTCAATCGCTCTTGCCGTTCTACCCGACAGGACACTGATCTAA
- a CDS encoding F0F1 ATP synthase subunit alpha (produces ATP from ADP in the presence of a proton gradient across the membrane; the alpha chain is a catalytic subunit), translating into MSQNVTFNIEKFGRPLDLEYLRDNGRVEQVSDGVLYCSGLSNVQLHEVVVIHGTYRAIVLSLGEELVGLGVLVETTNIHEGMEVTRSHAIASVATGNHVLGRVLSPEDWLSTEGHDGGLSPLFNVVPDIIRLGDVNRPMMTGQPVIDALTPVGRGQRQLILGDRRTGKSQIGIDTILSQAGQDTVCIYVAIGQKVSQVAHLAHVLADQGTRHYTTILSAPASSSLTAQYLAPYAGMALAESWRDQGKDVVVIFDDLTRHAETYRALSMLFNRPPGREAYPGDIFYIHSSLLERAVQMGADAGGGSITALPVVQTLSDDITSYIPTNIISITDGQIFLRTEHVNKGQLPAVDTGLSVSRVGGSAQHPLVRNLSRGLSFTLAQYHELQEFLAFDNAIDAESQKIVSDGTVLLEVLRHPELMPCTLAQLVMLLSLYQDGSFHTLDTDAVYPVKMSLLANASASESFAVFASTLEAKTELTTNDLNYISKLFAQAVEGRSVVKQ; encoded by the coding sequence ATGAGTCAGAACGTCACGTTTAATATCGAAAAGTTTGGTCGGCCGCTCGACCTTGAATACCTTCGCGATAACGGCCGCGTTGAGCAGGTTTCCGACGGTGTGCTCTACTGCTCTGGACTCTCCAACGTTCAGCTGCACGAAGTCGTTGTGATTCACGGTACCTACCGCGCCATCGTGCTGAGTCTCGGTGAGGAACTCGTTGGGCTTGGCGTGCTTGTCGAGACGACAAACATCCACGAGGGTATGGAGGTGACACGGAGCCACGCGATCGCGTCGGTCGCTACAGGAAATCACGTGCTTGGACGAGTGTTGAGCCCTGAAGACTGGCTTTCGACGGAGGGCCACGATGGTGGACTCAGCCCGCTCTTTAACGTGGTTCCCGACATTATCCGCCTCGGAGACGTGAACCGTCCCATGATGACCGGACAGCCAGTTATCGACGCGCTCACACCCGTCGGTCGTGGGCAACGCCAGCTCATCCTTGGTGACCGCAGAACCGGAAAAAGCCAGATCGGCATCGACACCATCCTGAGCCAGGCAGGCCAGGACACGGTCTGTATCTACGTGGCCATCGGCCAGAAGGTTTCGCAGGTCGCGCATCTCGCTCACGTCCTCGCTGACCAGGGCACCAGGCATTACACCACGATTCTCAGCGCGCCGGCCAGCAGCAGCCTGACCGCCCAGTACCTCGCGCCGTATGCTGGTATGGCCCTCGCCGAGTCATGGCGTGATCAGGGCAAAGATGTTGTGGTGATCTTTGACGACCTCACCCGCCACGCCGAAACGTACCGGGCGCTGTCGATGCTCTTCAACCGCCCGCCAGGGCGTGAAGCGTACCCAGGCGATATCTTCTACATCCACTCGAGCCTGCTCGAGCGGGCGGTGCAGATGGGCGCGGATGCCGGCGGCGGCTCGATCACGGCCCTTCCCGTTGTGCAGACACTTTCGGATGACATCACCTCATACATCCCGACCAACATCATCTCGATCACCGACGGTCAGATTTTCTTGCGCACCGAACACGTCAACAAGGGGCAGCTGCCCGCAGTGGATACCGGGCTTTCCGTTTCCCGCGTTGGCGGCTCGGCACAGCACCCGCTGGTGAGAAACCTGAGCAGAGGGCTGTCGTTCACCCTCGCCCAGTACCATGAGCTGCAAGAGTTCTTGGCCTTTGACAACGCGATTGATGCTGAGAGTCAGAAGATTGTGTCTGATGGCACGGTATTGCTTGAGGTGCTCAGGCATCCAGAACTCATGCCGTGCACCCTCGCCCAGCTGGTCATGCTGCTGTCGTTGTATCAGGACGGTAGTTTCCACACCCTCGATACCGACGCCGTCTATCCGGTGAAGATGTCGCTGCTGGCTAACGCGTCCGCAAGCGAGAGCTTCGCGGTGTTTGCCTCGACGCTTGAGGCGAAGACCGAGCTGACGACCAACGACCTGAACTACATCAGCAAGCTCTTCGCGCAGGCTGTAGAGGGCCGTTCTGTGGTGAAACAGTGA
- a CDS encoding ATP F0F1 synthase subunit C (Produces ATP from ADP in the presence of a proton gradient across the membrane. Subunit C is part of the membrane proton channel F0) — MDLVVGLSVMGAALVVGLAVLGACIGQGIAVSRATEAIGKNPNAKPEIVSMLMVGVLTMVVLILFALVLAVILIYINPFVR; from the coding sequence ATGGATCTTGTAGTCGGACTGAGCGTCATGGGCGCTGCCCTCGTTGTTGGGCTTGCCGTGCTTGGGGCCTGCATCGGGCAGGGCATCGCGGTAAGTCGAGCGACAGAGGCAATCGGCAAGAACCCAAACGCAAAGCCTGAGATTGTGTCAATGCTCATGGTGGGAGTGCTCACCATGGTTGTGCTCATTCTCTTCGCCCTTGTGCTTGCCGTTATCCTCATCTACATCAACCCCTTCGTTCGCTAA
- a CDS encoding RCC1 domain-containing protein, giving the protein MTRTSRTATVLAIVAVIAVGGILQVPAATEAAYTDTSNSAFPADNARLLQLTPAPESNNMPTAMQGKTISVAGGDSYASVAVDTQNNWYAWGSNANGEFSIPAGLSGKQIKQIAGGNGHLLALTTEGKVFAWGLNSMGQATVPAAVNAKTIVQVSAGSSFSMALTSEGNLIGWGENRYGELDIPSEIKGKFISQFVAGSWHVMAVTQDNALSVWGASNPTQNVKTLPESADWGRTIVGLAANYQVCAVIFENGAVLQWGTAAGGQIVNPAGLAGKRVKQVKQTQGASIFLTDDGQVFRSGSSSPTIPSTISGKFIDQLFGTYRGVLFLESATR; this is encoded by the coding sequence ATGACGCGCACATCTCGAACCGCAACGGTTCTTGCCATCGTCGCGGTCATCGCGGTTGGCGGTATCTTGCAGGTTCCGGCGGCCACGGAGGCCGCTTACACCGACACGAGTAACAGCGCATTCCCTGCTGATAACGCGCGGCTTTTGCAGCTCACTCCGGCACCCGAATCCAACAACATGCCGACGGCGATGCAGGGCAAAACCATATCGGTGGCTGGAGGCGATTCCTACGCAAGCGTCGCCGTTGACACCCAAAACAACTGGTATGCGTGGGGTTCCAACGCGAACGGTGAGTTCAGCATTCCTGCTGGCCTCAGCGGCAAACAGATCAAACAGATTGCGGGAGGCAACGGGCACCTCCTCGCCCTGACTACCGAGGGCAAGGTGTTTGCTTGGGGCCTGAACTCCATGGGGCAAGCAACCGTTCCCGCCGCGGTGAACGCAAAAACGATTGTGCAGGTGAGCGCAGGGTCTAGCTTCTCGATGGCGCTGACGAGTGAGGGCAATCTCATTGGCTGGGGCGAAAATCGCTACGGCGAGCTCGACATCCCGTCAGAGATCAAGGGCAAGTTCATCTCGCAGTTTGTCGCGGGAAGCTGGCACGTGATGGCGGTGACTCAGGACAATGCCCTGTCTGTTTGGGGCGCCTCAAATCCCACCCAAAACGTCAAAACACTCCCAGAAAGCGCTGACTGGGGCCGTACAATCGTTGGCCTTGCCGCGAACTATCAGGTGTGTGCGGTCATCTTTGAGAATGGTGCGGTGCTGCAATGGGGAACAGCGGCGGGCGGGCAGATTGTGAATCCCGCCGGACTCGCGGGAAAACGCGTGAAGCAGGTGAAACAAACGCAAGGAGCCAGCATCTTTCTTACCGATGACGGGCAGGTGTTTCGCTCGGGAAGCTCGAGCCCAACCATTCCTTCGACGATCAGCGGAAAGTTTATTGACCAGCTCTTTGGCACGTACAGGGGTGTTCTCTTCCTCGAAAGCGCAACTCGCTAA